Part of the Streptomyces europaeiscabiei genome is shown below.
GCCCGGAGTAGGGGCTGAGGCGCTCGAAGTCGGGCGTGCTCAGCTCCACGATGAAGTCGTTGGGGACGACCGTGCGGTCGCGGTTCCAGATGGTCGCGTTGTTGTCGCACTCCCGCTGGAGCGCTCCCGCGATCTCCACGGGCTGGACCTCGGACTTGAACACCTTGGCGAAGGTGCCGTTGACCAGACCTTCGAGACGTTGCTCGAACTTCTTCAGGACTCCCATGGGGCACCTCCTCCGTCGTCACCGCTCTGCGTACCGTGTCGGTACTGCTTACTGATCGTATCCACGCGCCGGGAATTCGGCTGGTTCCCCCCGTCGGCCGGGTCGACCGGTGTCACCCGGTATCGATGCCCGCTGAGGTCCCTTCCCGGATTCCCGCCGGAGCTCCTTTTCGAACTACCCCGTCCGAACTCTGCCAAGGATCGTAGAGGCGGTGCGAGACCAGTGTCCCGCACCGGACCGTGCACCCCGTCCCTCTCCAGTGGAGATGGCCGGGACCGGTACGAGGTTGATACGTGAACCAGCACGCGTTGATACGTGACCGGAGGAGCCGTGTGTTCGGTCCGTGCTGGTCGGCCGGTCACGCCGCCGCGGGGCGGGGTCGGCTGCGGATAAGGGATGTGAAGCCACCCTCTCCAGCGTGCTAATCTTCTCGATGTCGGAAGGCGCCAGCACCGCAAGGTACGGGGCCCAGGACACACCTAATGCGCGGGTGGCGGAATAGGCAGACGCGCTGGATTCAGGTTCCAGTGCCCGCAAGGGCGTGGGGGTTCAACTCCCCCCTCGCGCACAGCGAAGCGGTCCCATCGTGATCACGATGGGACCGCTTCTTTTTTTGTTCGCTCGTGGACTGCCTGGAGGGCTGAACGTGTTCCAGTGGGGCTCTGAAGTGTGAGGAGTCTCTCAGAGCGTTCAGCAAGGGCTTTCGGCTTCCGGTGGCGCGGGAGGGCGTGGGGGCGTGGGGGCGTGCCGAGTCTCGCGCGCGCGGGCGTGGGTGGTGCCGGAGTCAGCGTCACGTGAATCGTCGTAGATGGGGATACGGGCGATGTTTCACGTGAAACGGCGCTGAGGGCGTGTGTGTAGCCGCCCCGCCTGGCGCTTGGGTCACGGGAAACCCGTCAGAACCGTTGACGCGAGCCTGCCTCATACCTATCTTCTGGTCGGTAATTCGTACAATGTTCGCCATTTCGAACAAGCCCCTTTCGGGCCCCACACCTGCCAGAGACGAGGCGCACATGGCACCGCCCCTCTCCAGACGCTTTCTCCTCCAGTCCGCGTTGCTCGCCGCGGCCGTACCCGGAGTTTCCTTTGCGGCGGGTGGTGGCCGAGCGTTCGCCGCCACTGTTCCGATGCCTTCCACCTGGTCGGTGCGACCCTTCGAGTTGAAGGACGTGGCGCTCGGCCAGGGCCTGTTCGCCGACAAACGTCAGTTGATGCTCGACCACGGCCGCGGCTACGACGTCGACCGGCTGTTGCAGGTCTTCCGTGCCAACGCGGGCCTTTCCACCAAGGGTGCGGTCGCTCCCGGCGGCTGGGAGGGGCTCGACGGCGAGGCCAACGGCAACCTCCGCGGCCACTACACCGGGCACTTCCTGACCATGCTCGCCCAGGCCTACGCGAGCACCAAGGACACGGCGTACTCCGACAAGATCCGCTACATGGTCGGCGCGTTGACCGAGGTGCGCACGGCGTTGCGCACCGACCCGCGCATGCTCGCCGTCACCGGGAAGTTCGGCGGTGCCCATGAGAACGTCCGGGGCTCCTACCAGTACGTCGACCTGCCGAACAGCGTGCTCGGCGGCGCGTCGGCGATCACCCTGTCGGCCTGGGTGAAGCCCACACACAACGCCAACTGGCAGCGGGTCTTCGACTTCGGCGACAACACCACCCGCTACATGTACCTGGTCACTCGCAACGCGAGCGGGGTTCCGCGCTTCGCCATCACCACCGGCGGAGCGGGCGGGGAGCAGAGCCTCAACGGCACCGCCGCGCTGCCACTGAACCAGTGGAGCCACCTGGCGGTGACCATCTCCGGCAGCACGGGCACCCTCTACGTCAACGGCACCGCCGTCGCCCAGAACACCTCGATGACCCTCAACCCATCGGTCCTGGGCACCCTGACGAACAACTGGCTGGGCCGCTCCAACTACTCCGCCGACCCGATGTTCGCGGGCGTCTTCGACGAGTTCAACATCTGGTCGAGGGCGCTGACCGCGGCGGAGATCACCTCACTGCAGACCAACGAGGCCAAGAAGTCCTCCGCGGGGCTCGGCAACCTCGCGTCGTACTACTTCTTCGCCACCACCGGCGGCACCTTCGACGACGCCTCCGGACGCGGCCTGACCGCCACGCTGCGCCGCACCTGGGGCGGGCCGAGCCATCCCGGGTTCCTCGCCGCCTACCCGGAGACGCAGTTCATCGATCTGGAGTCGCGGACCAGCGCCGACTACACCGTGGTGTGGGCGCCGTACTACACCGCGCACAAGATCCTCAAGGGTCTGCTCGACGCCTACCTCGCCACGGACGACGCCCGGGCGCTCGACCTCGCGTCCGGCATGTGCGACTGGATGTACTCCCGGCTGTCCAAGCTGCCCGAGTCCACGCTGCAGCGGATGTGGGGCATCTTCTCCAGCGGTGAGTTCGGCGGCATCGTCGAGACGATCGTCGACCTGTACTCGATCACCGGCAAGGCCGACCACCTCGCACTGGCCAAGCTGTTCGACCTCGACCGGCTCATCGACGCCTGCGCCGCCGGCACCGACATCCTGGACGGCCTCCACGCCAACCAGCACATCCCGATCATGACCGGTTACGTCCGGCTGTACGACGCGACGGGCGAGACCCGCTACCTCACCGCCGCGAAGAACTTCTGGGGCATGGTGATCCCGCAGCGCATGTACGGGATCGGCGGCACCAGCACGGCCGAGTTCTGGAAGGCGCGCGGGGTCGTCGCGGGGACGATCAGCGACACCAACGCCGAGACCTGCTGCGCCTACAACCTGCTCAAGCTGAGCCGGAGCCTGTTCTTCCACGATCAGGACCCGAAGTACATGGACTACTACGAGCGGGCCCTGCTCAACCAGATCCTCGGCTCCAAGCAGGACAAGGCCGACGCCGAGAAGCCGCTGGTCACGTACTTCATCGGGCTGAAGCCCGGTCATGTGCGCGACTACACCCCCAAGCAGGGCACCACCTGCTGCGAGGGCACCGGCATGGAGAGCGCCACCAAGTACCAGGACTCGGTGTACTTCACCAAGGCCGACGGCAGCGCGCTGTACGTCAACCTGTACAGCGCCGCCACGCTGAACTGGTCCGCGAAGGGCGTGACGGTCGCCCAGAGTACGGACTACCCCAGGGAACAGGGCTCCACGATCACCATCGGGGGCGGCAGCGGGGCCTTCGAGATGCGACTGCGGGTGCCGTCATGGGCGGGTTCCGGCTTCCGGGTGACCGTCAACGGCAGCGCGGTGAGTGGCACTCCGGCCGCGGGGAGCTACTTCACGATCCCCTCCCGCACCTGGCGCGGCGGGGACGTCGTACGCGTGACGATCCCGTTCCGGCTGAGGGTGGAGAAGGCCCTCGACGATCCGTCGCTCCAGACGCTGTTCTACGGGCCGGTCAACCTGGTGGGCAGGAACAGCGGTACGAGTTACCTGTCGGTCGGGTTGTACCGGAACGCCGGGCTCTCCGGTGACCTGTTGCCCTCCCTCGCTCCGGTGAGCGGAAAGCCGCTGCACTACACGCTGGGCGGCATCGAGTTCGCTCCCTTCTACGAAGGGAGCGAGGATCCGACGCACGCCTACGTCAAGCGCGCCGAACCGAAGGTCGTCCTCGGCGGTACCGATTCGGGCGTCGCCAATCCTGCGAAGTCCGACGGCACGACCCTGCTGGACGAGATCTGGGCTGGTGCGCCGTTCGCCGACAAGGGCGCACTGGTGGCGCGTGTGCAGTCGACCGTCAATTCCTGGGTGTCTGCCGGGCTGCTGAGCCAGGCCGACGGACAGAAGGTGGTGACCACCGCGCAGGACGCGACGTACGCGGCCTGACCGGCACGGGCGGTTGCTCCCACGGCGGGGCGGCCGCCCTTCGCGTTCCCCGGGAGGATCTACGCGGCGAGGCGCTCGGCCAGAGGCTCGACCTTGACGCCCGTGCCGTCGAAAGCCTTGCTGCGGTAGGCCTCCGAGAGTGGGATCAGCCTGCTCATGGCGGGGTTGTGCGGGGCCATCGTGAGCTCCGGGACGATGAAGTCGATCTCCGGGCCGAGGGCTTTCGAGTACCCGCTCACGGCCGTGCGGCCGATGAGGGCCACGTTGTCCAGCCACGCCTTGAGGGTCGACGGGATCGAGGAGCGAGCGCATGCTCTCCGACCTGCTCACGAACTCGGCGCCGCCGGGCTGGTACTGCGCGAGGTCGACGAAGGGCCACCACTGCGTGTCACCTACCGGCTGACCGAGGCAGGGCCGCGCTTGAACTGGCGCTGCAGGAACCGGCGCTGCAGGAACCGGCGGTACGGGGTCCGGCCCAGCCGTACCGTCTCCTCGTACACGTGGGTCGACTCGGCAGCTAGCGGGCAGAGTTTTCCACAGGTGGGGACCAGTGGGGCGCCGGGTTGTCCACAGGGTCTGACGCGTTTCGGCCACCGGCTGTACCGTCGTCACGAGTTGATGTTCGTGCGAGGACGGGTGCGGGGGAGGCGGTCGCTGTGACCGAGACCAGTACGACGGCAGGGCCGGTGGCCGAGGCGGATCTCGGGGCGAAGGCGGCGTCGCCTTCGGTCGGCGCGCGCGTGCCGGGGGTGCCGGGGTTCGCCCGGTGGCCCTCGGAGGGGTCGCCCAAGGACGAGGGCAAGGCGCTGCGCACGCGGGTGCCCCGCAGCGCGCACGCGGATGTGACCCTCACCGCCGGCCGGCCGGACGCGGTGTCCGCGGTGGAGGAGTCCAACCACGGCCGGATCGCCGGCCTCACCCCGATACGGGTCGGCAGGATGGCGGCCACCCCCTTCGCGTTCCTGCGCGGCTCGGCAGGCCTGATGGCCTACGACCTCGCCCGTACGCCCATGACCGGCATCGGCACCCAGATCTGCGGCGACGCCCACGCGGCCAACTTCGGCCTGTACGGGGACGCGCGCGGCGAACTCGTCATGGACCTCAACGACTTCGACGAGACCGTGCACGGTCCCTGGGAATGGGACCTCAAGCGCCTCGCCGCCTCCCTGGTGCTCGCCGGTCGCGAGGCGGGCGCCGACGAGGACATCTGCCGCAAGGCGGCCTACGACGCGACGGGTGCGTATCGGCGCACGATGCGGCTCCTCGCCAAGCTCTCGGCGCTCGACGCGTGGAACGCCATCGCGGACGAGGAACTGGTCTCCTACACCGACGCCCACGACCTGCTGGGCACGCTGGAGCGGGTCTCGGAGAAGGCGCGCGCCAACACGAGCGGCCGTTTCGCGGCCAAGGCGACCCGGCCGGTGGAGGGTGGGGGCCGCCACTTCGTGGACGCTTTGCCCGTGCTGCGCCGCGTGGACGACGAGGAGGCCGCCGCCGTGGCCACCTCCCTGACGCAGTACCTGACCACCCTTTCGGAGGACCGCCATCCACTGCTCGCCCGGTACGCCGTGCACGATGTGGCGTTCCGCGTGGTCGGCACCGGCAGTGTGGGCACCCGCTCGTACGTCGTCCTGCTGCTGGACCACCGAGGGGAACCGCTCGTCCTCCAGGTGAAGGAAGCCCGCCCTTCGGTGCTCGAGCCGCACCTCGCGACCGCCGGCTTCGAGGTGCCGGAGACGGAACACGAGGGGCGCCGGGTGGTACTCGGCCAGAAGCGTATGCAGGTCGTCAGCGACATCCTGCTGGGCTGGACCACCGTCGACGGACTCCCCTTCCAGGTACGCCAGTTCCGCAACCGCAAGGGCAGCGTCGACCCCGCGGCCCTGGCCGCCGACCAGATCGACGACTACGGCCGTATGACCGGCGCCCTCCTCGCCCGTGCCCACGCCCACAGCGCCGACCCCCGCCTGATCGCCGGCTACTGCGGCAAGAACGAGGAGCTCGACGAGGCGACGGCCACGTTCGCCGTGACCTACGCGGACCGCACGGAGGCGGACCACGCGGACCTGGTGACGGCTGTGCGGGCGGGGCGGATCGCGGCGGAGACAGGGGTCTGAGGGGAGAGCGAACAGGAGCATCAGGGCGGCTGGAGGGCTTCGGACCGGCTGGGGTGCCCGGAGCGGGGACGTGTTGTGAGCGCGCGGAGGCTTCGGATACGTCCGTCGGGTGGCAGGGGTGTCCGGATGAGCCGACTGCGCTGACCGGGCAGCCGGTGAAGCGGGGGCGATATCACTCGCCCCCGGGTCTTTGGCGGCTTTCGGTGGGGCTCGGAGCCGTGGCCTAGGCTGGGTCGGGTGACGACCCCGGAAGCCGAGCAGACACCGTCCGAGCGCCCCACCGAGCCCGTGGAGCCTGATGAGGGCGCGGAGCCTGTCGAAGGCGCGACAGCCGCCGGGGGCGCGGCGTCTGCCGGGGGTGAGGCCTCCGCCGACGGTGAGGCCTCCGCCGGGGGGCCGTCGTCCGCGGAAGGGTCGACCTCTGCCGAGGGCGCGAGCTCGGGGCGGCCCGAGGAGCGGCTGGAGCGGGCCGTGCGGGCGGCCGAGCAGGCGCTGATCGAGTACGAGATCGCCGTCGAGACCTTCCGGGTCGAGGTGGAGAACTTTTCCCGGTTGCACCACCAGAAGCTCGGCCCCGTGTACGCGAGGCTCGACGAGCTGGACGCCCAGATCGCCGAAGCGAAGGCCGCGTGCACCGGTGACCCCGAGGATGTGCGCAAGGCTCAGGAGGCGCGGGCCCGGGTCATGCCCATGCCGGGTGTGGAGGAGCTTTTCCACGGCTGGATGGACTCCGAGGGCCTGTTCCCCGAGGCCGCGGCGATGCTCACCGACCAGCCCGTACGTTCCCCGGAGCGGGTGCGGCCGAGCGACGAGGCCCGCAGGCTCTACCGCGAGCTGGTCCGCAAGGCCCACCCCGACCTGGCACAGGACGACAAGGAGCGGGAGCGGCGGGGCGAGTTCATAGCCCGGGTGAACGCCGCGTACGGCCGTGGTGACGAGGTGCTGCTGCGGGAGCTGGCCGAGGAGTGGGCGGCCGGGCCCGTTCCGGAGGAGCGCAGGCCGAGCCGCGCCGAGGAGCTGTACGCCCGGCTCGAATGGCTCGCCCAACGCAAGGAGCTGCTCGCCCTCGTCGCCCGGGAGCTGGAGGAGGGCGCCATCGGCTCCATGCTCCGCCTGGCCCCGGACGACCCCGACCGTCTCCTCGAGGAGATCGCCGATCAGCTGCTGGCGGAGGTCGAACAGCGGGAAGCGGAGCTGGCGGGGTTGGTCGGCCAGGACGAGTAGCCCGGCAGGCATGCCTGCTCTGCGCGCACTGCCCGGCCGGAACGGTCGAGGGCTCGGGTCGGCGGCCGGCCGGTCGGGTAGCGTCGTATGCATGCATCTCGGAGCTGGTGTGCCCACGGTTGAGGTCGGAGACCTCAAGGACGACGACTTTCTGCTGGATGTCCGGGAGGACGACGAGTGGCAGGCAGGTCATGCCGAAGGGGCGCTGCACATCCCCATCAGTGAGTTCGTGGCGCGCTACGGAGAGGTGACCGAGGCGGCTCCGCAGGACGGCAGGATTCATGTGATCTGCCGCTCGGGCGGTCGTTCGGCGCAGGTCACGATGTTTCTCGTCCAGCGGGGCGTCGACGCGGTGAACGTCGACGGCGGCATGCAGGTATGGGCAGCCGCCGGCCGGCCGGTGGTGGACGACAAGGGCGGGTCGGGCTTCGTTCTCTAGGGAACTTCGTCTCCCGGGATCACGCGCCGGACCGCAGGTGGGCGGACCGCACGTGGGTGGGGCGCACCTGGGTGGGGCGCGCGGGCAGGACGTGCGCGCCCCGAGGCGTGGGGTGCGCGGCACTCAGCCCAGTGGGTGTGCCGCCAGCAGGTCGCCCAGAGCCTCCTCGTGGGCCGCGGCGGGGCCGAGTGACAGTTCGAGGTGCTTGGCCCAGGCGTGATAGCGGTGCAGGGGGTATTCGACGTCGGCGCCGAAGCCCCCGTGCAGATGCTGGGCGGTCTGCACGACCCGCCGTACGCCCTCCGAGGCCCAGATCTTGGCCACGGCGACATCCCCGGCGGCGGGCAGCGCACCCCCCGCCCCGGAGCTGATGCGCCACGCGGCCTGCCACAGCGTCGCCTCCATCGCACGAAGGTCGATGAAGCGGTCGGCGGCCTGTACGGCGACGGCCTGGAACGAGGCGATCGGGAAGCCGAACTGTTCCCGTTTGCCGGCGTATTCGCTGGTCATGCCGAGTACACCCTCACCCAGGCCGAGCGCCAGCGCGCACGTCCCGGTGGTCAGCAGCTCCCGCAGCCGCTCCCACGCCCCCTCGGCGTCGATGACGTCCCGCCCGGCGATCCGGGCCGACTCCAGCCGCAGCTCCGCGAGCCGTTCGCCGCTGGTGGAGAA
Proteins encoded:
- a CDS encoding beta-L-arabinofuranosidase domain-containing protein, translated to MAPPLSRRFLLQSALLAAAVPGVSFAAGGGRAFAATVPMPSTWSVRPFELKDVALGQGLFADKRQLMLDHGRGYDVDRLLQVFRANAGLSTKGAVAPGGWEGLDGEANGNLRGHYTGHFLTMLAQAYASTKDTAYSDKIRYMVGALTEVRTALRTDPRMLAVTGKFGGAHENVRGSYQYVDLPNSVLGGASAITLSAWVKPTHNANWQRVFDFGDNTTRYMYLVTRNASGVPRFAITTGGAGGEQSLNGTAALPLNQWSHLAVTISGSTGTLYVNGTAVAQNTSMTLNPSVLGTLTNNWLGRSNYSADPMFAGVFDEFNIWSRALTAAEITSLQTNEAKKSSAGLGNLASYYFFATTGGTFDDASGRGLTATLRRTWGGPSHPGFLAAYPETQFIDLESRTSADYTVVWAPYYTAHKILKGLLDAYLATDDARALDLASGMCDWMYSRLSKLPESTLQRMWGIFSSGEFGGIVETIVDLYSITGKADHLALAKLFDLDRLIDACAAGTDILDGLHANQHIPIMTGYVRLYDATGETRYLTAAKNFWGMVIPQRMYGIGGTSTAEFWKARGVVAGTISDTNAETCCAYNLLKLSRSLFFHDQDPKYMDYYERALLNQILGSKQDKADAEKPLVTYFIGLKPGHVRDYTPKQGTTCCEGTGMESATKYQDSVYFTKADGSALYVNLYSAATLNWSAKGVTVAQSTDYPREQGSTITIGGGSGAFEMRLRVPSWAGSGFRVTVNGSAVSGTPAAGSYFTIPSRTWRGGDVVRVTIPFRLRVEKALDDPSLQTLFYGPVNLVGRNSGTSYLSVGLYRNAGLSGDLLPSLAPVSGKPLHYTLGGIEFAPFYEGSEDPTHAYVKRAEPKVVLGGTDSGVANPAKSDGTTLLDEIWAGAPFADKGALVARVQSTVNSWVSAGLLSQADGQKVVTTAQDATYAA
- a CDS encoding DUF2252 domain-containing protein produces the protein MTETSTTAGPVAEADLGAKAASPSVGARVPGVPGFARWPSEGSPKDEGKALRTRVPRSAHADVTLTAGRPDAVSAVEESNHGRIAGLTPIRVGRMAATPFAFLRGSAGLMAYDLARTPMTGIGTQICGDAHAANFGLYGDARGELVMDLNDFDETVHGPWEWDLKRLAASLVLAGREAGADEDICRKAAYDATGAYRRTMRLLAKLSALDAWNAIADEELVSYTDAHDLLGTLERVSEKARANTSGRFAAKATRPVEGGGRHFVDALPVLRRVDDEEAAAVATSLTQYLTTLSEDRHPLLARYAVHDVAFRVVGTGSVGTRSYVVLLLDHRGEPLVLQVKEARPSVLEPHLATAGFEVPETEHEGRRVVLGQKRMQVVSDILLGWTTVDGLPFQVRQFRNRKGSVDPAALAADQIDDYGRMTGALLARAHAHSADPRLIAGYCGKNEELDEATATFAVTYADRTEADHADLVTAVRAGRIAAETGV
- a CDS encoding J domain-containing protein, giving the protein MTTPEAEQTPSERPTEPVEPDEGAEPVEGATAAGGAASAGGEASADGEASAGGPSSAEGSTSAEGASSGRPEERLERAVRAAEQALIEYEIAVETFRVEVENFSRLHHQKLGPVYARLDELDAQIAEAKAACTGDPEDVRKAQEARARVMPMPGVEELFHGWMDSEGLFPEAAAMLTDQPVRSPERVRPSDEARRLYRELVRKAHPDLAQDDKERERRGEFIARVNAAYGRGDEVLLRELAEEWAAGPVPEERRPSRAEELYARLEWLAQRKELLALVARELEEGAIGSMLRLAPDDPDRLLEEIADQLLAEVEQREAELAGLVGQDE
- a CDS encoding rhodanese-like domain-containing protein encodes the protein MPTVEVGDLKDDDFLLDVREDDEWQAGHAEGALHIPISEFVARYGEVTEAAPQDGRIHVICRSGGRSAQVTMFLVQRGVDAVNVDGGMQVWAAAGRPVVDDKGGSGFVL